Proteins encoded by one window of Bactrocera oleae isolate idBacOlea1 chromosome 4, idBacOlea1, whole genome shotgun sequence:
- the LOC106615519 gene encoding facilitated trehalose transporter Tret1-2 homolog, whose translation MTNHSELHNGSSAQTVLIVKGLDKIKPPKPLGERKKAVLRQELMVILGNTCVVASGMSVALPSVSLAQLTDPNDIYHLNTEESSWFASINSMACPLGGLLVGYLMDRIGRRNTMLCTNFVGIIGLLLLVTAPHQSTRDAIYIQLLIGRFLCGLMIGLSLSPIGSYAAEISLPRIRGRLIMGTSIAIASGILLMYLLGYFIRNNFKLISIISVVYQCLAFCCCLPMPESPSWLLQKGYEERARKSLKYFRGLSKNDNNIYEEFETELALIKKNSDISRTAAANESLLQAIRSPEVYKPLLMMIGFFFFQQYSGIVVVIVFAAQIATRAGVSADPLLVAVFVGVARIITTFFMGMIFEKWGRRPAGIISATGMTICMTLLAANGWWPVIGEHVPLLSVFAIVLHIIFSTMGLLTLPFFMISEVFPQRVRGSANGFTLCVGLLFSFSVVKLYPTAEAWIGTANCFAFFSAISLLGVAFIYFIVPETRGRTLLEIENYFRTGRKVSNAEIARRQSQIAMEEASGIYRSEQELNEVFLKLSKVDEDGENAKE comes from the exons ATGACGAATCACTCTGAATTGCACAACGGCAGTTCAGCACAAACAGTTTTAATTGTGAAGGGTCTCGATAAAATAAAGCCACCGAAACCGTTAGGCGAACGCAAAAAAGCAGTATTGCGTCAG GAGCTGATGGTAATCCTTGGAAATACGTGTGTGGTAGCATCGGGCATGTCCGTGGCTCTACCTTCTGTGTCGCTTGCTCAATTAACAGATCCAAATGATATTTACCATCTCAACACCGAGGAAAGTAGTTGGTTTG CTTCTATCAATAGCATGGCCTGTCCACTGGGAGGCTTATTAGTAGGTTATCTCATGGATCGAATCGGTCGTAGAAACACGATGTTATGCACGAATTTCGTTGGTATTATCGGATTGTTGCTGCTTGTCACTGCCCCCCACCAAAGCACACGTGATGCCATTTATATACAGTTACTCATTGGCAGATTCTTATGTg GTCTTATGATTGGTTTATCACTGTCCCCGATTGGTTCGTATGCTGCGGAAATCAGCTTACCACGGATAAGAGGTCGTCTGATTATGGGTACATCGATAGCAATAGCCAGCGGtatattgttaatgtatttGTTGGGTTATTTTATACGG AACAACTTTAAGCTGATCTCCATTATATCCGTCGTTTACCAATGCTTGGCGTTCTGCTGTTGCCTGCCCATGCCTGAATCCCCAAGTTGGCTGCTACAAAAGGGCTATGAGGAGCGTGCTCGCAAGTCGCTCAAGTATTTTCGGGGTCTCTCGAAAAATG ATAACAACATTTACGAGGAATTCGAAACGGAATTGGCGCTCATCAAAAAGAATTCAGACATCAGTCGGACAGCCGCTGCCAATGAGTCGCTTTTACAGGCCATACGTTCACCGGAGGTCTACAAACCTCTGCTCATGATGATCGGCTTCTTTTTCTTTCAACAGTACTctggcattgttgttgtgattgtatTTGCAGCACAAATCGCTACACGCGCTGGTGTCTCTGCCGATCCGCTGCTGGTGGCTGTGTTCGTTGGTGTGGCACGTATAATTACCACATTCTTCATGGGCATGATTTTCGAAAAATGGGGACGTCGCCCAGCGGGTATAATTTCAGCGACCGGAATGACTATTTGCATGACATTGCTTGCGGCTAATGGTTGGTGGCCAGTTATCGGAGAACATGTGCCATTATTGTCTGTCTTCGCCATTGTGCTACACATAATCTTCTCCACAATGGGACTGCTAACCCTGCCATTCTTCATGATATCAGAGGTATTTCCACAACGTGTACGTGGCAGCGCTAATGGATTCACATTGTGTGTTGGACTTCTGTTCTCCTTCAGCGTGGTGAAACTATATCCCACCGCGGAAGCTTGGATTGGCACTGCCAATTGTTTCGCCTTTTTCAGTGCGATATCTTTATTGGGTgtggcatttatttatttcattgtgCCTGAGACGAGAGGTCGTACATTACTGGAGATTGAGAACTACTTCCGTACTGGACGGAAGGTAAGCAATGCGGAAATTGCACGGCGGCAGTCACAAATAGCGATGGAGGAGGCGTCGGGAATATACCGTTCCGAACAGGAACTTAATGAAGTATTCTTGAAATTAAGTAAAGTAGACGAAGACGGTGAAAACGCCAAAGAGTGA